From Chloroflexota bacterium, the proteins below share one genomic window:
- the ligA gene encoding NAD-dependent DNA ligase LigA, which translates to MSESVAERIARLRELINYHNYRYYVLDDPEISDAEYDALVRELRRLEEEHPELITPDSPTQRVGGEPLDRFEKVEHPVPMLSLSNAFGPDELRAWRDRTLRLLPPEMADRLAYVVEPKIDGLTVVLHYQDGLFVLGATRGDGYVGEDITANLRTVPAVPLRIPVVKDGPPPRRLVVRGEAYMPRDAFERMNAELAARGERTFANPRNAAAGSLRQLDPRIAASRPLSLWAYQVIIVEGGETPRCQWEALDYLRRLGFPVDPHARRFDDFEAVVQHCVEWESRRHELNYDIDGLVVKIDDFEIQERLGAVGNAPRWAIAYKFPAEEAITRLLDIQVNVGRTGTLNPYAILEPVRVGGVTVRNATLHNEDYIREKDIRIGDMVVVKRAGEVIPQVVRPVVELRTGEEREWHMPDRCPACGEPVVRPEGEVAYYCVNAACPAQLVRLVEHFVSRGAMDIEGMGSKQAELFVKKGLIRDVADIFYLKPEQLLELEGYKEKRVQNLMRAIEAAKNRPLARLITALGIKFVGSTVAEILAQHYHSIDALMQASEEELTQIEGIGPKIAKSIVDWFSRESNRQVIEKLRAAGVRMADEVPEVPEEGARPLEGKTFVITGTLPTMSRQEATEFIVRHGGRVTNSVSRRTDYLVVGASPGSKLQRAQELGVPIIDEAGLLKLVEQGQVAEKGE; encoded by the coding sequence ATGAGCGAATCTGTGGCCGAGCGCATCGCCCGTCTGCGCGAGTTGATCAACTACCACAACTATCGATACTACGTGCTGGATGATCCGGAGATCAGCGACGCGGAGTACGACGCGCTGGTCCGGGAGTTGCGGCGCCTGGAGGAGGAGCACCCGGAGCTCATCACGCCCGATTCGCCCACGCAGCGGGTCGGCGGGGAGCCGCTGGATCGCTTTGAGAAGGTGGAGCATCCGGTGCCGATGCTCAGCCTCTCCAACGCGTTTGGCCCCGATGAGCTGAGGGCCTGGCGGGATCGGACCTTGCGCCTGCTCCCGCCTGAGATGGCCGACCGGCTGGCGTACGTGGTCGAGCCGAAGATCGACGGACTGACGGTGGTGCTTCACTACCAGGATGGCCTGTTCGTTCTGGGGGCGACGCGCGGGGACGGCTACGTGGGCGAGGATATCACCGCCAACCTGCGCACGGTGCCCGCCGTGCCGCTGCGCATCCCGGTGGTGAAGGATGGGCCGCCGCCGCGTCGGCTGGTGGTGCGGGGCGAGGCGTACATGCCCCGGGATGCCTTCGAGCGTATGAACGCCGAGCTGGCCGCTCGTGGCGAGCGAACCTTCGCCAACCCACGCAACGCCGCCGCCGGATCCCTGCGTCAGCTCGATCCGCGCATCGCCGCCTCTCGCCCGCTGAGCCTGTGGGCCTATCAGGTGATCATCGTAGAGGGCGGGGAGACGCCGCGCTGTCAATGGGAGGCCCTGGACTATCTGCGGCGGCTGGGGTTCCCGGTAGATCCGCACGCCAGGCGCTTCGATGATTTCGAGGCGGTGGTGCAGCATTGTGTGGAATGGGAGTCGCGTCGTCACGAGCTGAACTACGACATCGACGGCCTGGTGGTCAAGATCGACGATTTCGAGATCCAGGAGCGACTGGGGGCCGTGGGCAACGCGCCCAGATGGGCCATCGCCTATAAGTTCCCCGCCGAGGAGGCGATCACGCGTCTGCTGGATATCCAGGTCAACGTCGGTCGCACGGGGACGCTGAACCCCTACGCCATCCTGGAGCCGGTACGGGTGGGAGGCGTGACCGTACGCAACGCCACGTTGCATAATGAGGATTACATTCGGGAGAAGGACATCCGCATCGGCGATATGGTGGTGGTGAAGCGGGCGGGCGAGGTCATCCCCCAGGTGGTTCGGCCCGTGGTGGAGCTGCGCACGGGCGAGGAGCGCGAGTGGCATATGCCCGATCGCTGTCCCGCGTGCGGGGAGCCGGTGGTGCGCCCGGAGGGGGAGGTGGCCTACTACTGCGTCAACGCCGCCTGCCCGGCTCAGCTCGTGCGCCTGGTAGAGCATTTCGTCTCCCGCGGCGCCATGGATATCGAGGGGATGGGCAGCAAGCAGGCCGAGCTGTTCGTGAAGAAGGGGCTGATCCGCGACGTGGCGGACATCTTCTATCTGAAGCCTGAGCAGCTGCTGGAGTTGGAGGGGTACAAGGAGAAGCGGGTCCAGAACCTGATGCGGGCGATCGAGGCGGCCAAGAATCGCCCGTTGGCTCGTCTGATCACCGCGTTGGGGATCAAGTTCGTGGGCAGCACGGTGGCGGAGATCCTGGCCCAGCACTATCACTCCATCGACGCCCTCATGCAGGCCTCCGAGGAGGAGTTGACCCAGATCGAGGGGATAGGCCCCAAGATCGCCAAGAGCATCGTGGACTGGTTCTCTCGCGAGTCCAACCGGCAAGTGATCGAGAAGTTGCGGGCGGCCGGGGTGCGGATGGCCGATGAGGTGCCAGAGGTGCCGGAGGAGGGGGCTCGCCCGCTGGAGGGCAAGACGTTCGTGATCACGGGGACGTTGCCCACCATGAGCCGGCAGGAGGCCACCGAGTTCATCGTGCGTCACGGCGGCCGGGTGACGAACTCCGTCAGCCGCCGGACTGATTATCTGGTGGTGGGGGCCTCGCCGGGCAGCAAGCTGCAACGGGCGCAGGAGTTGGGGGTTCCTATCATCGACGAGGCTGGGCTGTTGAAGCTGGTGGAGCAGGGACAGGTCGCTGAGAAGGGGGAATAG
- a CDS encoding TIGR00300 family protein, with protein MVANRHEFSETIVLEGHIIDSLILTRVMDSIMDLGGDFNVEEIRVGRHKQEPSYARLRVFADSEPQMRQILTTLQEFGAEIVDGGDVRTEPAPIDGAAPDDFYSTTNLPTQVRLHGHWVDVEGTEMDLVIVVDRERSRAWTCPIAELKAGDQVVVGHEGVRVFPMEREREQEVFSFMRSTVSSERPNALAIAQVAQVMRDLREQGGRILFVVGPAIIHSGAGVHLARLIRGGYVQVLFGGNAVAVHDVESQLFGTSLGVDLRTGLPVPGGHRNHMRAINAIRRVGSLEKAVETGLLRSGVMYEAIRHGVQMVLAGSIRDDGPMPGVVTDVIEAQRQMREALRDVEMAIMVATMLHSIATGNLLPAHVKVVVVDINPATVTKLADRGSFQAVGMVTDAELFLRELVEELALPE; from the coding sequence ATGGTTGCGAACCGGCATGAGTTCTCTGAGACGATCGTATTGGAGGGGCATATCATCGACTCGTTGATCCTGACTCGGGTGATGGACTCCATTATGGACCTGGGTGGGGATTTCAACGTGGAGGAGATCCGGGTGGGGCGGCACAAGCAGGAGCCCAGCTACGCCCGGCTGAGGGTCTTCGCGGACAGCGAGCCGCAGATGCGCCAGATCCTGACGACGCTTCAGGAGTTCGGCGCGGAGATCGTGGATGGCGGCGATGTGCGTACCGAGCCCGCCCCAATCGACGGCGCGGCGCCGGATGACTTCTACTCGACCACGAACCTGCCGACGCAGGTGCGGTTGCATGGCCACTGGGTGGACGTCGAGGGGACGGAGATGGACCTGGTGATCGTCGTGGACCGCGAGCGAAGCCGGGCGTGGACGTGCCCCATCGCCGAGCTCAAGGCGGGCGATCAGGTCGTTGTCGGACACGAGGGGGTTCGCGTGTTCCCCATGGAGCGCGAGCGGGAGCAGGAGGTCTTCAGCTTCATGCGGTCCACCGTCTCGTCCGAGCGACCCAACGCGCTGGCCATCGCTCAGGTCGCCCAGGTCATGCGTGATCTGCGGGAGCAGGGGGGACGGATCCTGTTCGTGGTGGGCCCGGCCATCATTCACAGCGGCGCGGGCGTGCATCTGGCCCGCCTGATCCGTGGCGGGTATGTGCAGGTGCTGTTCGGCGGCAACGCCGTCGCCGTACACGACGTGGAGTCGCAGCTGTTCGGCACCTCATTGGGGGTGGATCTGCGCACGGGACTGCCGGTCCCGGGGGGGCACCGCAACCACATGCGGGCCATCAACGCGATCCGCCGGGTGGGGTCGCTGGAGAAAGCGGTGGAGACCGGGTTGTTGCGCTCGGGGGTGATGTACGAGGCGATCCGCCACGGCGTGCAGATGGTGCTGGCGGGCTCCATACGGGACGATGGCCCCATGCCCGGCGTCGTCACGGACGTGATCGAGGCGCAGCGGCAGATGCGGGAGGCGCTGCGAGACGTGGAGATGGCGATCATGGTGGCCACCATGCTGCACTCCATCGCGACCGGGAACCTGTTGCCGGCCCACGTCAAAGTGGTGGTCGTCGATATCAACCCGGCGACGGTGACCAAGCTGGCCGATCGGGGGAGCTTTCAGGCTGTGGGGATGGTCACCGATGCGGAGCTATTCCTTCGGGAACTGGTGGAGGAGCTGGCCCTGCCGGAATAG